The Saccharopolyspora gloriosae genome has a segment encoding these proteins:
- a CDS encoding NAD-dependent formate dehydrogenase, producing the protein MKFVAVLYPGPTERHVDHSGLELLGSTEGALGLAKMLEAEGHELVVLSDRDRAREHLVDADAFITTPFWPTYLSADDLRGARRLRLVLTAGVGSDHVDTDTAVELGITVAEVTGSNVVSVAEHAVMQLLTLVRNYIPAYQQVVDGRWDIADIAAGSHDIEDKTVGIIGMGQIGQRIALRLKGFDVKVLYNTKHRRSTTQEAVFGARFKHLDDLVAQSDAIVLSCPLTAETKGLFDEQRLRSMRPGSWLVNIARGQIVDTDALVDVLESGHLGGYAGDVWYPQPAPADHPWRTMPGHAMTPHVSGTTLEAQQRYAAGIQDSVRRFLDGEPIQEDYVVAQPS; encoded by the coding sequence GTGAAATTCGTTGCTGTGCTCTACCCCGGCCCCACCGAACGGCACGTCGACCACTCCGGTCTGGAACTGCTCGGCAGCACCGAGGGAGCCTTGGGCTTGGCGAAGATGCTGGAGGCCGAAGGGCACGAGCTCGTCGTTCTCAGCGACCGGGACCGCGCGCGGGAGCACCTCGTGGACGCCGACGCGTTCATCACGACCCCGTTCTGGCCGACGTACCTGTCCGCGGACGACCTGCGCGGTGCGCGGCGCCTCAGGCTCGTCCTGACCGCCGGGGTCGGCTCCGACCACGTCGACACCGATACCGCCGTCGAGCTCGGCATCACCGTCGCCGAGGTCACCGGCAGCAACGTGGTCAGCGTCGCCGAGCACGCGGTGATGCAACTGCTCACCCTGGTGCGCAACTACATCCCCGCCTACCAGCAGGTGGTGGACGGCAGGTGGGACATCGCCGACATCGCGGCCGGCTCCCACGACATCGAGGACAAGACCGTCGGCATCATCGGCATGGGCCAGATCGGGCAGCGGATCGCGCTGCGGCTCAAGGGATTCGACGTGAAGGTCCTCTACAACACCAAGCACCGCCGCAGCACCACCCAGGAAGCGGTGTTCGGCGCGCGGTTCAAGCACCTCGACGATCTGGTGGCGCAGTCCGACGCGATCGTGCTGTCCTGCCCGCTGACCGCGGAGACGAAGGGGCTGTTCGACGAGCAGCGGTTGCGGTCCATGCGGCCCGGATCGTGGCTGGTGAACATCGCGCGCGGCCAAATCGTGGACACCGACGCGCTGGTGGACGTGCTCGAAAGCGGGCACCTCGGCGGTTACGCCGGCGACGTCTGGTACCCGCAGCCCGCCCCGGCGGACCACCCGTGGCGCACCATGCCCGGTCACGCGATGACACCGCATGTCTCCGGAACCACCCTGGAAGCCCAACAGCGCTACGCGGCGGGAATCCAGGATTCGGTGCGCCGCTTCCTCGACGGCGAGCCGATCCAGGAGGACTACGTGGTGGCTCAGCCCAGCTGA
- a CDS encoding SDR family oxidoreductase — MTDPAQQRVSCTIADGVAQVRLNRPDKLNALDPEMFSALAETGMRLHAEPRVRAVVLSGEGRSFCAGLDFESFRAMAGGDGLGGHTPHPPIGPAKALGQQAVHVWRHLRVPVIAAVHGVAYGGGLQVALGADIRIVGPESRLSVLEIKWGLVPDMTGTQVLPELVGRDVAKELTFTGRIVGERKPCRWAWQRNSPTTRQRRPANSRRRSRARTRTPCGTRSTCSTPPVGSISKRASPPNSGRWPRCSALPTRSKPCKPPSASEPPNSPTRTGKTMPESAPFDLGGHVALITGGNSGIGLAMGDALAAAGAGVCLWGTNEQRNADAAERLGRHGTDVLAVRCDVSDEDQVGHAMARLVDHFGRLDSCFANAGVGGAGTRFLETDLAEFHRVTSVNLDGAFLTLRAAAARMVEQGEGGSLVGTASLAAVQGQPRGQAYSASKGALIAMIKSIAIELSRHRIRANAVLPGWVSTPMADPALNSEPFQRRVLPRMPVGRWGSPDDFGALAVYLASPASAFHTADTITLDGGYSAF; from the coding sequence TTGACCGATCCTGCGCAGCAGCGCGTGTCCTGCACCATCGCCGACGGGGTGGCGCAGGTGCGGTTGAACCGGCCGGACAAGCTCAACGCGCTCGACCCGGAGATGTTCAGCGCACTGGCCGAGACCGGCATGCGACTGCACGCGGAGCCGCGGGTGCGGGCCGTGGTGCTCAGCGGCGAGGGGCGATCGTTCTGCGCGGGCCTGGACTTCGAATCTTTCCGCGCCATGGCGGGCGGCGACGGCCTCGGTGGCCACACCCCGCATCCGCCGATCGGGCCTGCGAAGGCACTCGGTCAGCAGGCCGTGCACGTGTGGCGTCACCTGCGGGTTCCGGTGATCGCCGCCGTCCACGGCGTGGCCTACGGCGGCGGACTGCAGGTGGCGTTGGGGGCGGACATCAGAATCGTCGGCCCCGAATCCCGGCTGTCCGTGCTGGAGATCAAATGGGGGCTCGTCCCGGACATGACCGGCACCCAAGTGCTGCCCGAACTCGTCGGCCGCGACGTGGCGAAGGAGCTGACCTTCACCGGCCGCATCGTCGGGGAGCGGAAGCCGTGTCGCTGGGCCTGGCAACGAAACTCGCCGACGACCCGGCAGCGGCGGCCCGCGAACTCGCGGCGGAGATCGCGAGCAAGAACCCGCACGCCGTGCGGCACGCGAAGCACCTGCTCGACGCCGCCGGTCGGGTCGATCTCGAAGAGGGCCTCGCCGCCGAACAGCGGGCGCTGGCCGCGCTGCTCGGCACTCCCAACCAGGTCGAAGCCGTGCAAGCCGCCTTCGGCGAGCGAACCCCCGAATTCACCGACCCGGACGGGAAAGACGATGCCTGAGTCCGCACCGTTCGACCTCGGCGGCCACGTCGCGCTGATCACCGGCGGCAACTCCGGAATCGGGCTGGCCATGGGCGACGCGCTCGCCGCCGCCGGCGCGGGTGTGTGCCTGTGGGGAACCAACGAGCAGCGCAACGCCGACGCCGCCGAACGACTCGGCCGTCACGGCACCGACGTGCTGGCCGTGCGCTGCGACGTCTCCGATGAGGACCAGGTCGGGCACGCCATGGCGCGGCTCGTCGACCACTTCGGGCGGCTCGACTCGTGCTTCGCCAACGCCGGGGTGGGCGGCGCGGGAACCCGGTTCCTGGAGACGGATCTGGCCGAGTTCCACCGCGTCACCAGCGTCAACCTGGACGGTGCGTTCCTCACCTTGCGCGCCGCCGCCGCTCGGATGGTGGAGCAGGGCGAAGGCGGCAGCCTCGTCGGCACGGCGAGCCTCGCCGCGGTGCAGGGTCAGCCGCGCGGGCAGGCGTACTCGGCGAGCAAGGGCGCCCTGATCGCGATGATCAAGTCCATCGCGATCGAGCTGTCCCGGCACCGGATCCGCGCCAACGCGGTGCTGCCCGGCTGGGTGAGCACGCCGATGGCCGACCCTGCGCTGAACTCGGAGCCGTTCCAGCGGCGCGTGCTGCCGCGCATGCCCGTCGGTCGGTGGGGCTCCCCGGACGACTTCGGCGCGCTCGCGGTCTACCTGGCAAGCCCTGCCAGCGCCTTCCACACCGCCGACACGATCACGCTCGACGGCGGCTACTCGGCCTTCTGA
- a CDS encoding AGE family epimerase/isomerase: protein MTEQSQAFVPEWVRAEPERVLAFAGDAAHPDGGFAWLDSAGAPVPERPVETWITCRTTHVLALAVARGRDGARPRVEHGVAALRGLLHDDENGGWFASATAAGPVADHKGAYEHAFVLLAAASAAAIGAEGGRELLDEALEVFDSRFWQEEFGLVADSWDRTWSELEPYRGVNANMHTVEALLAAADVTGDRRWSDRAARIVENVVHGFARANDWRLPEHFDPNWNVRLDYNRDKPADQFRPYGVTIGHLLEWSRLALHVRHALGAEAPAWLLDDARALFATAVRDGWNVDGAEGFVYTTDFDGAPVVRNRLHWVIAESLATAWALHQATGDEEYARWFATWAEHAEHHFVDRELGSWHHELDEHNQPAATVWEGKPDLYHAYQATLLPQLPPAASFIGAVTA from the coding sequence GTGACTGAGCAATCGCAGGCGTTCGTGCCGGAATGGGTGCGTGCCGAGCCGGAACGGGTACTCGCGTTCGCCGGGGACGCGGCCCACCCGGACGGTGGTTTCGCTTGGCTGGACTCCGCCGGTGCGCCGGTGCCGGAGCGGCCGGTGGAAACGTGGATCACCTGCCGCACCACGCACGTGCTCGCGCTCGCCGTCGCACGAGGCCGGGACGGTGCGCGGCCGCGCGTCGAGCACGGCGTCGCCGCGCTGCGCGGACTGCTGCACGACGACGAGAACGGCGGCTGGTTCGCCTCCGCGACCGCGGCCGGACCGGTCGCCGACCACAAGGGCGCCTACGAGCACGCCTTCGTCCTGCTGGCCGCCGCCAGCGCCGCCGCGATCGGCGCCGAAGGCGGACGCGAACTGCTCGACGAGGCGCTCGAAGTGTTCGATTCCCGCTTCTGGCAAGAAGAGTTCGGCCTCGTCGCCGACTCCTGGGACCGCACCTGGAGCGAGCTGGAACCCTATCGGGGCGTCAACGCCAACATGCACACCGTGGAGGCGCTGCTGGCGGCCGCCGACGTGACCGGTGATCGCCGCTGGTCCGACCGCGCCGCGCGCATCGTGGAGAACGTCGTCCACGGCTTCGCCCGCGCGAACGACTGGCGGCTGCCCGAGCACTTCGACCCGAACTGGAACGTGCGGCTCGACTACAACCGGGACAAGCCCGCCGACCAGTTCCGCCCGTACGGAGTGACCATCGGGCACCTGCTGGAGTGGTCCCGCCTCGCGCTGCACGTCCGGCACGCGCTGGGCGCGGAGGCCCCCGCCTGGCTGCTCGACGACGCTCGGGCGTTGTTCGCGACCGCGGTCCGCGACGGTTGGAACGTGGACGGCGCCGAGGGCTTCGTCTACACCACGGACTTCGACGGCGCCCCGGTCGTGCGCAACCGGCTGCACTGGGTGATCGCCGAGTCCTTGGCGACCGCCTGGGCACTGCACCAGGCGACCGGCGACGAGGAGTACGCCCGCTGGTTCGCCACCTGGGCCGAGCACGCCGAGCACCACTTCGTGGACCGCGAACTCGGCTCCTGGCACCACGAACTCGACGAGCACAACCAGCCCGCCGCCACGGTCTGGGAGGGCAAGCCCGACCTGTACCACGCGTACCAGGCCACCCTGCTCCCGCAGCTCCCGCCCGCGGCCTCCTTCATCGGAGCCGTCACCGCCTGA
- a CDS encoding aldehyde dehydrogenase family protein, whose amino-acid sequence MTETTTSATGITTDRLRSTNPADGTLVAEFDVDGPQQVAAAVGRAREAAVWWSGLSFRDRERHLLRWAAHLTRHAEELAELTRSENGKPHDDAYLELTLTLEHIRWAAKHARSVLRTRSVSPGLLMANHAASVEQRPLGVVGVIGPWNYPLFTPNGSIAYALAAGNAVVFKPSEHTPAVGRFYAEAFAAANPEAPAGVLEVIQGDGATGAALCRAGVDKLAFTGSTATGKKIMASCAESLTPVLVECGGKDALIVAADADVRAAADAAVWGAVSNSGQTCVGVERIYVVRSVREPFLAEVERRLRQVRAGTDYGPMTVPSQVDIVRGHIDDALANGATAVVGGADSVRAPYVDPVLLVDADEDSAAVREETFGPTVTVRTVESVDEAVRLTNATEYGLAATVFSRKHGLDIARRIRAGATSVNAVLGFAGVSSLPFGGVGDSGFGRIHGAEGLLEFSRSHSLTRQRFALPGMALMSFDRTASTMRTIKRIVAFRHGRAK is encoded by the coding sequence ATGACCGAGACGACGACGTCCGCCACCGGCATCACCACCGATCGGCTGCGCTCCACCAATCCCGCCGACGGCACGCTGGTGGCCGAGTTCGACGTCGATGGCCCGCAGCAGGTCGCCGCCGCCGTCGGCCGGGCACGCGAGGCCGCCGTCTGGTGGAGCGGGCTGAGCTTCCGGGACCGCGAGCGGCACCTGCTCCGGTGGGCCGCGCACCTGACCCGGCACGCCGAGGAACTCGCCGAACTCACCCGGTCCGAGAACGGCAAGCCGCACGACGACGCCTACCTGGAGCTCACGCTCACCTTGGAGCACATCCGGTGGGCGGCCAAGCACGCCCGGTCCGTGCTCCGGACGCGGTCGGTGTCGCCGGGATTGCTGATGGCCAACCACGCGGCGTCGGTCGAGCAACGCCCGTTGGGCGTGGTCGGCGTGATCGGGCCGTGGAACTACCCGCTGTTCACGCCGAACGGCTCGATCGCGTACGCGCTGGCAGCGGGCAACGCGGTGGTGTTCAAGCCCAGTGAGCACACCCCTGCCGTGGGGAGGTTCTACGCCGAGGCGTTCGCCGCGGCGAACCCCGAGGCGCCGGCCGGAGTCCTCGAGGTGATCCAGGGCGACGGCGCGACCGGTGCGGCGCTGTGCCGGGCCGGGGTGGACAAGCTCGCGTTCACCGGCTCGACCGCCACCGGGAAGAAGATCATGGCCTCGTGCGCGGAGTCGCTTACTCCGGTGCTGGTGGAGTGCGGCGGCAAGGACGCGTTGATCGTCGCCGCGGACGCCGACGTGCGCGCCGCCGCCGACGCCGCGGTGTGGGGAGCCGTGTCCAACAGCGGCCAGACCTGCGTCGGAGTGGAGCGGATCTACGTGGTCCGCTCGGTGCGCGAACCGTTCCTCGCGGAGGTGGAGCGTCGGCTGCGCCAGGTGCGGGCGGGCACCGACTACGGGCCGATGACGGTGCCGTCGCAAGTGGACATCGTGCGCGGGCACATCGACGACGCGCTGGCCAACGGGGCCACGGCCGTCGTCGGCGGCGCGGACTCGGTGCGAGCGCCGTACGTGGACCCGGTGCTGCTGGTCGACGCCGACGAGGACTCCGCCGCGGTGCGGGAGGAAACGTTCGGGCCGACGGTCACGGTGCGCACCGTGGAGTCCGTCGACGAAGCGGTGCGGCTGACCAACGCCACCGAGTACGGCCTGGCGGCCACGGTGTTCTCCCGCAAGCACGGCCTGGACATCGCGCGGCGCATCCGGGCCGGGGCGACCTCGGTCAACGCGGTGCTCGGGTTCGCCGGCGTGTCGTCGTTGCCGTTCGGCGGGGTCGGCGATTCCGGCTTCGGGCGCATCCACGGTGCGGAGGGATTGTTGGAGTTCAGCCGCTCGCACTCGCTGACGCGGCAGCGGTTCGCGCTGCCCGGCATGGCGCTGATGAGCTTCGACCGCACCGCGTCGACGATGCGCACGATCAAGCGCATCGTCGCCTTCCGCCACGGCCGCGCCAAGTGA
- a CDS encoding acyl-CoA dehydrogenase family protein, with product MDFTLPDELVRLLGELDTFVDSEIRPLQEQDDNARFFDHRREFARTDVEAGGTPHPEWEALLAEMFRRADAAGWLRYGLPESVGGSGGNNLDMAVIREHLAAKGLGLHNDLQNESSVVGNFPFVHMFLEFGTEAQRHEFIEGMITHRKRVAFGLTEPDHGSDATWLETTAVRDGDDWIINGGKRFNSGLHSATHDVIFARTSGDGARGITAFIVPTDAPGFSVDFHWWTLNMPTDHAEVTLRDVRVPGSAVFGEVGAGLALAQHFVHENRIRQAASGVGAAQFCIDRSVAYARDRITFGQPLAQRQAVQWPLVELHTEAALVRTLVQRTAWELDRTPHYQISDRVSMCNYRANRLVCDAADRAMQVHGGLGYTRHEPFEHIYRHHRRYRITEGAEEIQLRKIAGYLFGYAGPRRTG from the coding sequence ATGGACTTCACCCTGCCGGACGAGCTGGTGCGATTGCTCGGCGAACTCGACACCTTCGTCGACTCCGAGATCCGGCCGCTGCAAGAACAGGACGACAACGCGCGCTTCTTCGACCACCGCCGGGAATTCGCCCGCACCGACGTCGAAGCGGGCGGCACTCCGCACCCCGAGTGGGAGGCGTTGCTGGCGGAGATGTTCCGCCGAGCGGACGCGGCCGGATGGCTGCGCTACGGCCTGCCGGAGTCCGTCGGCGGCAGCGGCGGCAACAACCTCGACATGGCCGTGATCCGCGAGCACCTCGCCGCGAAAGGACTCGGGCTGCACAACGATCTGCAGAACGAGTCCTCAGTGGTCGGCAACTTCCCGTTCGTGCACATGTTCCTGGAATTCGGCACCGAAGCGCAGCGCCACGAGTTCATCGAAGGAATGATCACGCATCGCAAGCGGGTCGCGTTCGGGCTCACCGAACCCGACCACGGCAGCGACGCGACCTGGCTGGAGACCACGGCCGTCCGCGACGGTGACGACTGGATCATCAACGGCGGCAAGCGGTTCAACTCCGGACTGCACTCCGCGACCCACGACGTGATCTTCGCCCGCACCTCCGGCGACGGCGCGCGGGGCATCACCGCGTTCATCGTGCCCACCGACGCGCCCGGCTTCTCCGTCGACTTCCACTGGTGGACGTTGAACATGCCCACCGATCACGCCGAGGTGACGCTGCGGGACGTGCGAGTCCCCGGCTCGGCGGTGTTCGGCGAGGTGGGCGCCGGGCTCGCGCTGGCCCAGCACTTCGTGCACGAGAACCGGATCCGGCAGGCCGCTTCCGGAGTGGGGGCCGCGCAGTTCTGCATCGACCGCAGCGTCGCCTACGCCCGCGACCGGATCACCTTCGGGCAGCCGCTCGCGCAACGCCAAGCCGTGCAGTGGCCGCTGGTGGAGCTGCACACCGAGGCGGCGCTGGTGCGCACGCTCGTGCAGCGCACCGCGTGGGAGCTCGACCGCACCCCGCATTACCAGATCAGCGACCGGGTCTCGATGTGCAACTACCGCGCGAATCGGCTGGTCTGCGACGCGGCCGACCGTGCGATGCAGGTGCACGGCGGGCTCGGCTACACCCGGCACGAACCGTTCGAGCACATCTACCGCCACCACCGGCGCTATCGGATCACCGAGGGCGCCGAGGAGATCCAGCTGCGCAAGATCGCCGGGTACCTGTTCGGCTATGCCGGTCCGAGGCGGACGGGCTGA
- a CDS encoding IS30 family transposase yields the protein MSRRDAAARVGVHVRTAADWDRGIRKIGDARVHPDGHRIDYNTAVTSGSVLSLAVVEAELHPRFLTVTERETIADLWRQGESLRAIGRVLGRSPSTVKREIDNRSVAGEYQPHRAQRAWAASRARPKASKLAQHGPLRDYVTAGLQQRWSPEQICHALVTEFPDDEGMRVSPETIYQAIYIQARGGLRRELADALRTGRTRRALHRSPEQRTPRFDDMVMISERPPQIEDRAVPGHWEGDLIVGTRNESAIVTLVERSTRYVLLGHLPGRHTAEAVRDVLIPLIKTLPEHLRGSLTWDQGCEMAAHKQFTITTGVPVYFCDPHSPWQRGTNENTNGLLRQYFPKGTDLRIHSPEDLEHVAQQLNNRPRKTLGWHTPAQRLRDLLTTT from the coding sequence GTGTCGAGGCGGGATGCTGCGGCACGGGTCGGGGTGCATGTGCGCACTGCCGCTGATTGGGATCGGGGGATCCGCAAGATCGGTGATGCCCGGGTGCACCCGGACGGGCACAGGATCGACTACAACACCGCTGTGACTAGTGGATCAGTGTTGTCGTTGGCGGTGGTCGAAGCTGAGCTGCACCCCCGGTTTTTGACGGTGACGGAACGGGAAACGATCGCTGACTTGTGGCGGCAGGGCGAGTCGTTGCGGGCGATCGGGCGTGTTTTGGGCCGGTCGCCCTCCACGGTCAAACGCGAGATCGACAACCGCAGCGTCGCCGGCGAATATCAGCCGCACCGGGCGCAGCGGGCATGGGCCGCCAGCCGCGCACGCCCGAAGGCCTCCAAACTCGCCCAACACGGCCCGTTACGCGACTACGTCACCGCCGGCCTGCAGCAACGATGGTCACCAGAGCAAATCTGTCACGCTCTGGTCACCGAGTTCCCCGACGACGAAGGCATGCGGGTGAGTCCCGAAACGATCTACCAAGCCATCTACATCCAGGCACGAGGCGGGTTACGGCGCGAACTCGCCGACGCGCTGCGCACCGGACGCACCCGCCGCGCACTACACCGCAGCCCCGAACAGCGCACGCCCCGATTCGACGACATGGTGATGATCTCCGAACGCCCACCACAGATCGAAGACCGGGCCGTGCCCGGCCACTGGGAAGGCGACCTGATCGTCGGCACCCGCAACGAAAGCGCGATCGTGACCCTGGTCGAACGCTCCACCCGCTACGTCCTGCTCGGACACCTGCCCGGCAGACACACCGCCGAAGCCGTCCGCGACGTCCTGATCCCCCTGATCAAAACCCTGCCCGAACACCTCCGCGGCTCCCTGACCTGGGACCAAGGCTGCGAAATGGCCGCACACAAACAGTTCACCATCACCACCGGAGTCCCGGTCTACTTCTGCGACCCCCACTCACCCTGGCAACGCGGAACGAACGAGAACACCAACGGACTCCTGCGCCAATACTTCCCCAAAGGCACCGACCTCCGCATCCACAGCCCCGAAGACCTCGAACACGTCGCCCAACAACTCAACAACCGACCACGCAAAACACTCGGCTGGCACACCCCAGCCCAACGCCTCCGTGATCTACTCACCACCACATAA